Part of the Flavobacterium sp. MDT1-60 genome, GAATTTAATAAATCTTTTGAAGCATTATTTTTGTCAATAGTGATTCTTAAATTCCTGGCAATTGTATTAATCTCCGGATCAAGAGGTTCAGGATTAAAAAACAGCTGCATTCTATCGTCAATTTGTCTGATTCTTTTTGATTTTAGATGCTGTGTAAATGCTTCAGAAACTGATTTTATATAGCCCAAATCCCTTTGGTAATATTGCATTGTTGGGTTAGGATTTTTGTCAATACTAATTCTGTCTGATAAATCTAAAAGCAAGCTGATATTATAATTTTCTATTACAGATGTTTTAGTCGGGATTTCCTTTTCTTCTTTATCTGAATCTTGCTTACATGAAAAAACAGAAACTAATAATGCGGTCATTATGATTGTTTTGGAAATGTTTTTCATAATATTAGTTTTTAGAATATACTAAATGTTGAAAGTCAGGATCAACTAAATTCAGTTTCCCAAGATGTTCTTCGGACAAGTTTTCGCAGCCTTCTAATAATTCTACTTTTTCTTTGTGTGGTAAAGCTATCTCAGTATTAATTGCCTGAAACCAACCTTCTTTATACTGGTGATGATAATGCAGATATTCTTTGACAGGAAAAACAAAGCCATCAATTTTAGATTGTAATTCTGAATTTTTTCCGTTGAGTGTAACTACCTGTTGTTTAAAATCATTGATTTTAGCAATAATATCAACTTTCAATTTATCTAAATCTATTTGTTTTTCTTTTTTACCTCTAATGAAAGCCCTTATTTTATCAATGTTTTCAAATTCTTTCATTACAAAATCAAAAACAAGTCCCCAAATAATATAAACTACGAATCCTGCAAATATGATCATCCAGAATTCGGCTTCGCCTAATGCAATATTTAAGTTGTAAGGAGAGGAATCTGTTGTTTTATTGAACTCGTATATCTTTTTTTCAATTTGATAGGCTAAAAGAGCATCAAATAAAAAGGTTGTTATAAATAGGCCAATCATTCTAAAGATGTTTTTAATTCCTTTTTCTTTTTGAACCATATGAATTACATAACCCAATCCCATAAATACAAATGGAATCGTAATTACCAAAACACCTTCGAGCCAGCTTGCTTTAAAAGAATTTGTTAAGGCATTTGCATCAAAAATGGCGGCTGTTAAACTGTCATTGGCAAATTCTTTAAAAAAAGCAGAATAAGAAGCAGAAATATAAAAGACTAATAAATAAAGTGTTATTGGTAACAAAAGAAATAATCCAATGTAAAATTGAGCTTTTAAGCCTTTACCGTCTTCAATTCCGTATTTATCTGGATTGCGTTTTACTTCGATAATATCGCTCTTTATTTGATCAATTTCATCATTAATATCTTGTTCCTTCTTTTCAAAAATTCCTATTGCGGCTTCAGATTTTTTAAGTTCAGTTCTGTTTTTTTCCTGTTCTTCACGGTAAGGTTGTTTTAACCTGTCCTGTTCTAATTTCTGTTTTCGACATTGATCCTCAAAACTCATATAGAGATTTTGCAGGCATGCTTTTAAAACAATAGGTTTTCCGGTTGCTTTTACTGATGCTGCAAAGCCACTTTGATAATAGGTGATTCTTATTTGTTCTCTGTCTTCTTCATTATCTTCGAATGTTTTGACAGAAGAATCGTCAGCTTTTTTTATACTGAATAATTGTGTAAGTGATTTCATAACCTAAGAATTTAGTTGACTAATAATTTCTTCTTTATGTATATTTTTCTGAACACAATCAATGAGGTAAGAAGAAAGTTCATTGATGTTTTCATCCAAAAAATTAAATTTTCTGCAATACTTTTTAAGCATATTTAATTCATCATCGGTAATTTTTCCGTCAGCCCAAATGATTCTTGTAAAATCATATAAATATTCTACTCGGGTATTTAAATCTTCAGGAATAATGAGCTCTGTATTAATTGGATTTAGAAAAAGTTTATCCAATTCTTCTCTCGGAATCCCTCTTTCATCAGCAAAATGATACATCATTTGCAATTCTAATACGTCAAATTGATCATCTGATAATGCCATTTGATATAATCTTATAAAATGACTTTTTAGTTCTAGTGTTATCATTGTTTGAATTTTATTTTGATAAATTTTCGCATGCTATTCCGTCACCGTCAGAATCTAAATTTTTGTAACAGGTTTTGTTACTGTTGTAGGTAGATTGTGCTGCCGATTGAGATGAAAAATTACCACAAGTTTTGGTTGGGCAATTTGAGCTTGGAGTATTGCTTGTTACATCTGATGTCTCTGAAGATTCCGAACAAGAAATTACGCTGCCTATTAATACTGATAGCAAAAAAATAAGTATACATCCGCTATTTTTCTTTGTGTAAGATCTTGATCTTGTATTAGCAAAATGCCCTTGAACATAAGTTCCGTCTTTTTTATAATATCCTTTTCTATATCCCATGATTATAAATGTTTTAGTGTGAAAATTAAAAATGTTACAATTCCTGTAAATGCGAACAATACGATACAGCCGCTATTTTGATATCTCACTCCAGATATACCTGTTTTTACAGAATAACCGTTTTTGCTAAATGTTCCCATTTTTGTTCTTAAACTTGGAGAAATCCCGGATTTACTAATATTTAATCCAAGTCCGCCTCCAAGCCTAATTCTTTTTTGAAATCGAAAGCCCATTTTAAATTAGGTTGTATGACAGTCCTTGCAACAAGTTATGCAGCCATTCGATTGTGAATAGGTTTTCTTTGCTTCAGTTACTGCAGGTTTGCAGTTTGAAAATTCACCCAGGGATTTTCTATTTGCTGCAATAGGCAAATATTTGCAATCATCTGTGTGAACTTCATGATCTCCATTTGATTGCGCATTTTTGTTTACATAATAATTTTTCATGATTTTTGGTTTTAATTGATTTATAATTCAAACTTAAACCTATTTGAAACCAGTATTTTACGGAAATCCATAATCGTAAAATTAGTTTTTAGAAATAAAAAAAGCTCCCGAAGGAGCTTTGAAAATTATGCAGGAATGAAGACTTAAATAATCCCCATATCTTTAGTAATAGAAACCAAATGAACTGTATTATTAGCTTTAAAAAAGTCTTTTAGTTTAGAAAGTCTTTTTTCCATAGCACTTTTACTCTTGGGTTTTATGCCTGAATCTTTTAGAATTTGTATGATATCATCTTGCGGAGTTCCAAGTGATAAATGCTTCAAAATCAGAATATCAATATCATCTATTTCGTAGTTGTTTTTTTCCTTCAATGCAGAAGAAACTTCAGGGGAAATGAATTTTTGATCAGAAGTTGAAATAATATGGATTGCTTTTTTTAGTTCTTCGATGCTGTTCAGGCCTTTAAGTACAAAAGCGTCTACTTCTGCATTATCAAAAAGCGATTTAATTCGATAATTTTTATCTTCTACAGAATAGGCAATAATTTTAATGTCAGGTTGTAATTCACGTACCTTTTGAACCAGTTCGTCACCATTTGCAATAGTTGCTTTGCGATGATCTGTTTTAAAGGAAAGATCGCTAATTAATAAATCAAATGGTTCATTTTGGTTAATTGCGGCACGTATTTTTAAAAATGCTTCATCGCAAAATTTGGAATGCTGAAAATTTACAATATTTAAATCTTTTAAGACTTGTTGAATTCCTAAATTCATCGCATCAAGATCTTCGGCTATTATTACTTTTTTAAACATAGGGCTTTTATTTAGGCAGTGTTATTTTTACTTTAAAACCTTTCTCCGGTTCAGTGTCAAAAATAATAGATCCTTTTATAGCCAGAATACGGTTTTCCATATTTTGCAGACCATTCTTGTTAATTTTTTCTCTTGTACTTCCTTTACCGTCATCTACATAGTCAATATTTATCGTTTTTTGATTGCTGTCAAATTTTACAACAACCCGAGAGGCATCACTATGTTTTTTCATATTTACCATCAACTCTTGTAGCACGCGATAAATTGTAATCTTTTTAATTTCATCTACTGTATCCCAGGTTACTTTTTCGATGCTATTAATAATAACATTTGTAGTACCGCTATTATAAGTAGAAAGCATTTCTTTTAAATTTTGAAGATAATTTACACCGGTGTCAATATCATTGTTCTCTCTTGAAATGCCACGAACACGAATATAAATCTGATCTAATTTCTGAATCAAAGTTTCTTTTGTACTGTCGCTTGTGAGCGGTTGCGTTTGTGTAAAAGTGATGGCATGAAAAACATCATTTGCCAGTTCATCATGAATATCTTTGGCAATTCTGGTTTCGGTATCGTAAGCCGTTTTTATTTTCTCGATCCTATTTCGGTTCCTATAATACTTTCTTGAATAAATTAAAACAAAAAAGAGCGCAATGATTCCAAACACAAACAAGATTCTTTGATATTTTGCTTCTTGTAATGACAATAAATTCTCCGCTTTTTCTAAACGAAGTTTCTGATTCTCATCTTTCTCTTTTTTCGAATCGTATTTAATCTTGGCAAATTTGTTTTTGAAGTTGTTTCTGATTTTGATAATACTGTCATTTACCGAAATAAATTTTTCAGCATATTTAGTATTTTTCGAGTCCGAAGTATTTGTCATCAAAAAAGACAAAGCTTCCAGTCGCTCGTCAACACTATTGAGTTTTGTAGCATTTTGATAGGCTAATTGGGCATATTCATTAGACTTTTTAGAATTGGTTTTCGAATAATATTCCGCTAAATGCAAACAACTTTCAATACTTCCGTAAAGATCCTCAGTTTGATTTCTTAGTGTAAGACTTTTTAGCATTAACGCAAGTCCTTTTTTATTCATTCCTTTTTTAAAATAAGCAAACCCGAGATTGTCTAAAATTCTAAGTTTTCTTTTTGTTGGCGGTTCAGCTAGTGATGCATTTTTATTTAAGATCGATTCCAAGATCTTTATTGCTTTATCATATTTTTTCTGTTGAATATAAACGACCGCAATATTATTTAAAGGAGCTTGTTTTGATGATTTATCCTTTGCACCTTTTAATGCTTCACTGTAATAGTAAATTGCATCATCATAAAGAGAAAGTTCCTTATCAGCAATCCCAAAAAAATTGTTTACAGCGGCAAGATAATTCTCGTCTTTTCGGATATAAGGTAAAGCTTCTGTCAACGTTTCCTTGCTTCCGTAATAATCTCCATTCATTTGCTGAATATATGCCATCTGAATGAGGTTAAAAGCAATATTACTACTGTCTTTTAATTTCTCAAATGCTATTTTTGATTTATTAAAATTATAAAAGGAACTATTAAAATTACTTTTTTGGAAATGAGATATTGCTTTTTCCTGTAAAAGAGAGGCTTCTTTTTTATTTAGATTTGGTTTAATATCTACGGTAGATTCGTCCTTGCAAGAAAGAAAAAGTAGAAAAATAAACAAACAAAAAATCGGGGATCGTAACATTTAATTTACTTTCCCCGAAATTACTTATTTATTGTAGACTAAAGATTTTAATTAGTCTTTTTTTGGTGGCTGAATAATGATTGGATCATCTCCAGGGCCATCAGCATAGGATGGGATTTCTGGATTTATCTCTTTTTTTACTTCAGTTGCAGACTTGTTATCTGATGTTTCTTCATCATTTGTACAAGATACGAATGCCCCACTGGCAACTAAACACGCTAATATATAAACTTTTTTCATCTTACTTCGTTGTTAAAAATTTGACATAGATCAGCCGGTTCGATAATGAAATCGAATTTTTTTGTGCTGATTTTCAAACCGCACCCTGCGGAATGTTTTTTGAATTTTTTGTTTGGGAAGTGAAGTATGTAGAACAGTAAGATTTTATCTATACTTCCCGGATAAACTCCGTCTTACGGTTTTCCATACTTTTTAAGTGAACTAGTTTTGTACATTTGTTCTTATCGCGATATCGAACAATAACTAATTTTGATATTGCAAAGATCTGACGCTTACAAGCCTGTATTGATACGGAATTCCGGGAAGTACTAACTTTACTGAGATTCCTAAAAAAAATCCGAGAAATCCTGAAAAATCCGAGAAATAATCCTGAAAATCCTGAGGGCCTATGAAAAAAATTACTCAAAGTGACATTGAAAATGATTACAAGGAAGCTATTAGAAATAAATATAGAAGCGAAAAGACCGAAGGGGAGTATTCGCATTATTTAAATAATCCTTCCCAAGCGCTTTTAAGAGATTTGTGTTGGGAAATTTTCAGTTCAAATCCAACAGCTGATGATTTAGTCGTGTATCGTAATTTTTTTAAATCTGAATTTAATTCAAAAGAGGAAAATACTTCAACAAAGTACACTGATAAATTTAGAAAAGTAGGAGCTTTTTTGAAAGGGGAAAAAAATCCGGCAAATCTCACTACTGCAGAATTAGCAGCAATTTTTGTAGATTTTGAAGATCGTCCTTTTAATAAATTTAAAAAATCGATCAGTATAGAAAGTGGCGAAAATGGGCAAAACGAGAAATTGACAAGTACTTTTTTAGAATCGGAGATTAAAAAAGGAGAAGTAAAAGAAAAAAATAAGATTGTTATAGAAAGAGAAAATCGACCAATAAGTTTTCAAAGTGACTTTAAACACAATTTCTTAGAAAAGTTATTTAATAGATCAAAACTAGCTATGATTTTTACAGCTGTTATTTTTTGTTTAATAGCAGCAACAATTTATTTTGCCTTCACGAGAAACAAATGCATGCAGTGGACACACGATCATTATGAAAAAGTAGATTGTGATTTGAGCTCAGATGAATTCTTTATTAATAATGGAGTAGAACCGTACAATGAGAATAAGTTTGCTCTTAAAAAAATTATAGTTTATGATACTACAAATTGTTTTAAAAACGGAGAAGCAATTGTTTGGTATGCGAAAACAAGTAGTGATAAAGCAGATTTTTTTAACACCCACGGAAGACATCCTGAAAATAATAAGCCGTTAAGGCCTGTAACTGATTATATCAAAAAAAGATACGGAGAAAAAAGTGTCTCCAAAAAATAAAAAAACCTCCAAAAATCATGTTTTTGGAGGTTTAGGCATCAATCTTTATTCTTTACTCTTTATTCTATTTTCTTTAATCTTGACTCTATATTCTAAAAAAAATCAATTATTAGCCGTCTTAAACTCAGTATCCTGCGGGAAAAGCAATCTATTCAACTGAACATCCCGTTCATAAACGTCAGGGAAGAAACCAATTTCACCTTCTTTACTTACCCAGGCAGTAAAATAACCAATATAGATTGGAACTTTTTTCTTGAGCATACAAGGCGTTTCTTTAACTCCGCTCATAGCCGAATTTATTTTGTCGACAGGCCAGTCCGGATATTCTCTTAGCATTGCAATAGCCAGTTCTTTTGCTTTTTCTACATTGATGCAACCGTGGCTGAAAATACGTTTCTCAAATCCGAATAAACTCTTAGAGGGTGTGTCGTGCATATAAATGTCGTTCGGGTTGGGAAACATAAATTTCACTAAACCCAAAGCGTTATTAGGCCCTGGTTTTTGCCTTACTTTTCCGCCATTCCATTCCATATTATGATCTGCGAGATAGTTTTTCTCTTCTGCCATTTTCAGTTTTAATTCATTTTTAATGATACTGCCCGGCACATACCAATATGGACTAAAAACAATACGATCGATCTGACCGCTAAAAATGACAGTTTGGGTTAAAGGTGTTCCTATGAAAACATTGGAGACAATATCATAATTTCCGTCTCTGACATAATACAATCGAAAAGACGGAATATTAACCATAACATACTCGCTTTGGTTTTCCAAAGTTGGCGGAATCCATCGGCAGCGTTCCATATTCAACATTATTGTTTTTATACGATCGCTTACAGGTTCGTTCATTTGATCAATAAAATCTTTTGTAATAATATAATTTGGTTTAAGCACATAACGGGCTTTGTATTTCATAATTCCGTCCATTAATTCCTGATCGTAAAAATTACTTTTAGAGTCTTTGGCCAAATCTCCAACGATTGCCAAACGCTGTCTTATGTCTGCAATGGTTTGTGAAGTAGCATCGGGGCGCAAATCCTGAAACGGTATATCCATTGAAATTTTATTCCATGTGCCGTTTTTTTCAATTTCTCTGTATTTTTTTAAAACCTCCTGAAGTTTATAATATTGACTAAAAAGCACATGATTATTTTGATCTAATAAATTCGGATTGCCCGAAATAGAATCCAATAAAGTCTCATACGATATTTTTTTCTTTGGTAAATACCATTCAAGCTTATTCTGTGCGGCTGCATCCATTCCCTGATACACATGTTTTGCATAAAGTATGTACATTGAACTCAATAAAAGCTCAGTATCTGATTCTGACACTTTTTCGGTTGAATCTTCATCAAAAACCTCATCGATTTTATCTTTATACGGAATTCTAATTTGAACCCCTTCTTCGTAAGTAGAATTTAACTTATGATACATTAGATGTCCAAATTCGTTTATCTGACTACCACTATACCAAATGGCTTTGTATGATCTGTCTTTATAAAGGGTTGAGACATCGTTTTGATAGTCTTTTAATTGAGAATATTTTTTAAAAAAGGCCAACAAGGTGGCATTGTCGATAGCTGGTGCGGCATAGTTAGCAAAAGAAATATTGGGAATAAAAAAAGTTGTTTTCTTATTTTCAGAAAGAAGGTTGTTCTTTGAAAATCCAAAAGAAGAAACAATAAAACAAGAAACTAAAAAGATTGTCAGAGTAAAATTTTTCATTTTTTTTCATTTTACGTTACTACTATTTACCAAAAGGTCAATGCAGGTTGAGGTAATTAAAAAAAATGATTTGGGGAAATCGTATTGAATGCAGATCAAATTTAGAAAAAAAATCTTATTATTTTTTGTTTTTCTTTGACAATAGTATTTGATTTAATTGTTATTAAATGTGAAAATTATTGGGTCTAATTAATTGGTAATCAATAGGTTTTTTGTTTGTGGAATAAAGATTATATTTGATTAGTCAGATTTATTAACCTAAATACCAAAGAACAATGATTAATGTAAGTTTTTTTGAGATTTTAGGAATGTTTATTATTCCTTTCTGTAGTATTCTAATCCCCATTCTTGTCGGTCAGTATTATGGTTTATTTGTAAAGAATAAATCCGGTAAAGTAAGCGATTCACCAGTTGGATCAGTAGTAGGAGCAGCGCTTGGTCTTTTGGCTTTTATGCTTGCCTTCACGTTTCAAATTGTGGACAACAGATACAATAGCAGAAAGGAACTTTTGCTGGATGAAGTTACGGAAATAAGAACCACTTATTTGCAATCCGGTTTAATACCAGAACCGTATCGGTCTTCTTCCAGAAAGTTTTTGATTGAATATACTGATTTACGAGCTACTTTGGTAAATGATACTTCGATTGAAAACGTCCAAAGATTAAAAATCAGATCGCAGTCGATTCTCGATTCACTTTGGGATTATTCTGAAGCTCTGGCCGCACAGGATCGTAGTTCTGAGGCCTATTCTTTGTACATAACCTCTGTAAATAGCCTATTTGATACCTATAACAAGCGGGTAACCTTAACATTTGAGTACAGGATACCCGTTGCGATTTTATGGGTGCTGTTTATAATCTCTTGGTTTTCCATGTTATTGTTGGGCTATCAATTCGGAATTACCGGAAAAAAGAACAACAGGCTGGCCGTTTTTATCTCTATTATTTTTGCTTCGGTTATGTTTTTAATTTTAGCATTAGACCGTCCGGAAACCAGAATTATGAAATTAAATCAGACACCGGTGCTTACATTGCAAAAGCAACTCCATAGCAAAAAGTAATATGTTTTACTGAATCAAAATATCCTCAGTAATTACATTACTGCTTGTTGGATTAGGTTCGTCAGGCAGATGACCTCCAATTGCAATTTTAATTTTACCATTGTATTGTTGGTAAATGCCTTCAGCAGTAACATACGATAAATCTTCCGGAGAAAGTATAAAAGTTATGGTTTTACTTTCTCCCGCTTTAAGACTTATGCGTTCAAATCCTTTTAGGGTTTTAAGAGGAGCTTTTATAGATGTATTTTGATTGATAACATACAATTGCGCTACTTCTTCGCCGGCCATTTTACCGGTATTGGTGATGCGTACAGAAACTGAAACGCTTTTTCCTTTAGCAATTTTTGATGGCATTTTTAGCGCATCATATTTAAAGGTAGTATAACTCAGACCGTATCCAAAACCATAAAGAGGTGCTCCTTTAAAATAACGATAAGTTCTGTTGTCCATTTTATAATCTACAAATTCAGGTAAGTCTGAATCGCCTTTGTAAAACGTAATCGGTAATCTTCCGGCCGGATTATAATCTCCAAAAAGGATATCTGCGACCGCTGTTCCGGCAGCTTGTCCGCCATACCAGGCATTTACAATGGCAGAAACATTTTGTGCTTCCCACGGAATAGCAATCGCACTTCCGGTCATCATCACGAAAACAACTGGTTTTCCAGTCTTTTGAAGCGCTTTCATCAAATCGGTTTGTACAGCTGGTAATAAAATCGAAGTTCGATCTCCGCCTTTAAAACCCGGAAAATTTACTTTCATTTCTTCGCCTTCTAATTGCGGCGAAATTCCACCGGCAAAAACAAAGGCATCGACATCTTTTAAGCGATTGACAAGAGCTGTAAAATCGGTTTTTTTGTAGTTTCCGGCATTCAGGGCAACGTTGCCTTTTCCTTCTCCCTGCCAATATTCAATAACCAAATTATAAACGGTTCCTTTTGTTGTTTTTAATTCAAAAGTTTGTCCACCCCAGCGATTTTTTTTCCACGCATTTAGTTCTTCTTTTCCATTCACAAGAAAGCGGTAGCCATCGTCAGCAGTAAGTTCAAAAGTAATGCTGCCATTTTCAGCTGCCGTAAAATTGGTTGTGTAACGGGCAGAAAAATTATTGGCTTTAATATTTTGAACAACAGCTTCGCCTTCCTGCCAAAAATGGTTTAATTCGGTTTCAGTTCGTGTAATTTCCGGTTTCCCTGAAAGATCGGTGTTGTTGAAATATTCGGCTTTAAAACCTTGTTTTCCTTCAAAAGTATATTGGTTTTTGACATCGGCATACACTAATAAAGTATCATTGGTAAAGTTGATGGCTTTCTCATAAATGACTTCAGTATTTGCACCTAATTTGTCTTTAATGCCTTGTAATACGGTGGATAGTTTTGAAGGTGTTCCGTTGTAATTCCCTAAAATAGAAATCGAATTATCTGCATTTGGACCCAAAACAGCGATCTTCTTTATTTTTTTGCTTAATGGCAAAGTATTGTTTTCATTTCTAAGCAAAACCATCGATTGCTGCGCCATTTTTACAGCATGTTCCTGATGTGCGGGACTTTCTAATACAGAAGCTGGCGTTTGAGCATATTTCACCATTTCAACCGGATCAAACATTCCCAATCTGAAACGGATCATAAAAAGACGTTTTACAGAAATGTCGATTTGTGATTCAGGTATTTTTCCGGTTTTTACCGCTTGTACCAAAGCTTTATAGGCGTCTGTTCCGCAGTCAATATCCGTTCCGTGGAAAACAGCGTCAGCTGAAGCCGATGCTGCATCAGGATGAGTTTTATGATTTTTAAAGAAATCGTCAATCGCCCAACAATCTGAAGTTACATACCCATCAAATTTCCATTGATTTCGCAAAATATCCGTCATCAAAATATCACTTGCACAACAAGGCTGCGTTCTAAAAGCATTGTAAGCACACATTACACCGGCAACCTTAGACTCGGTTACTAATTTTTTAAACGCAGGCAAATAGGTATCCCAAAGTTCATAAGGAGTTACATCAACATCAAAAGTATGACGCAAAGGTTCCGGGCCACTATGAACAGCATAATGTTTGGCACAGGCTGCCGCTTTTAAATATTTAGGGTCATCTCCCTGAAGTCCTTTAACAAAGAAATCTCCTAAAGTTGCAGTCAAAAACGGATCTTCGCCATAGGTTTCCTGTCCGCGTCCCCAACGAGGGTCACGAAAAATATTAATATTAGGTGTCCAGTACGTAAGGCCAAGATAACGTTCGTTGGTTCGGCCTGATTCAACAGCTTTGTTGTAAATCGCTCTTCCTTCTAAAGCCGAATAATCAGCCATTTTAAAAAGTGAATTTTTATCAAAAGTGGCGGCCATGGCAATAGCCTGAGGATATACAGTAGTTTTAAAAGGAGTTCTTGCAACACCGTGAAGTGTTTCATTCCACCAGTCATAAGCCGGAATGTCCAATCTCGAAATTGCCGGAGAGGAATTCAGCATTTGCGAAACTTTTTCTTCCAAAGTCAAACGACTTACCAGATCGTTTACTCTTGCTTCAAAACTTAAAGTTGTGTTCTGAAAAGGAAATTTTTCTTTTTTATCCTGAGCTTGAGAATAAATGGAAAGAAATAAAAATAATATGATTTGATAAAGAGCGATTGATTTTTTCATAGGACATTGTTTTTTAAATCCATTTTGCTGTAAATTTTAAAGTCTGCTTACATTTAATTATCTATCGAAAAAGGGAGTATGTTTTTAGTGGAAAACTTTATTGCAACCGATTGTGTAAAGAAAGAAAAAATAATTTAATTTTACCGAAAAATTATCAGGAATTTATTTCTCAGCAACAACACACATATGAAGTTAGGAAACTTTTAGTGTTGATTTAAAAGCAATATGTTCCATTGTTTTATTTATTAAATTTTTATGGAGGAAAGTAGAGATGTTACCATTTATGATATTGCCGAGAGAATGAATCTCGCGACTTCGACCATTTCAAGAGCTTTGAAAGATCATCCTACTATAAGTGATAAAACCATAAAAAAAGTAAAAAAAGTTGCTGAAGAAATGGGTTTTCGTCCCAATATTTTAGCAGCAGGCTTACGCGGCAATTCAACTAAAATAATAGGGGTTTTAGTATCCCGAATTAACCGTCCTTTTATCTCCTCACTGATTAGTGGTATTGAAGAAATCGCCCAAAAAGCAGGTTATAGCGTTATGATTACACAAAGTCATGATTCTTATGAAGATGAAGTTAATTTGTCAAAAGCACTTTATGATAGTCGGGTTTGTGGTGTCATTTGCTCGTTGGCCATGGATACGCGTGATACTTCTCATTTTCAAAAGTTTATCGATAAAAATATTCCGTTGGTTTTTGTAGATCGGGTGCCGAAAGATTTTAATACGTACCGTGTTATGATCGACAATTATTCTGCCGGTTATAAAGCGACAAAACATTTGATTGAACAAGGTTGCACCCGCATTGCACATATTACAGGTTCTCAATACCGAAATACATATAGCGAACGAAAAAGAGGTTATGTAGATGCTTTGTTA contains:
- a CDS encoding ATP-binding protein is translated as MAYIQQMNGDYYGSKETLTEALPYIRKDENYLAAVNNFFGIADKELSLYDDAIYYYSEALKGAKDKSSKQAPLNNIAVVYIQQKKYDKAIKILESILNKNASLAEPPTKRKLRILDNLGFAYFKKGMNKKGLALMLKSLTLRNQTEDLYGSIESCLHLAEYYSKTNSKKSNEYAQLAYQNATKLNSVDERLEALSFLMTNTSDSKNTKYAEKFISVNDSIIKIRNNFKNKFAKIKYDSKKEKDENQKLRLEKAENLLSLQEAKYQRILFVFGIIALFFVLIYSRKYYRNRNRIEKIKTAYDTETRIAKDIHDELANDVFHAITFTQTQPLTSDSTKETLIQKLDQIYIRVRGISRENNDIDTGVNYLQNLKEMLSTYNSGTTNVIINSIEKVTWDTVDEIKKITIYRVLQELMVNMKKHSDASRVVVKFDSNQKTINIDYVDDGKGSTREKINKNGLQNMENRILAIKGSIIFDTEPEKGFKVKITLPK
- a CDS encoding response regulator transcription factor, which translates into the protein MFKKVIIAEDLDAMNLGIQQVLKDLNIVNFQHSKFCDEAFLKIRAAINQNEPFDLLISDLSFKTDHRKATIANGDELVQKVRELQPDIKIIAYSVEDKNYRIKSLFDNAEVDAFVLKGLNSIEELKKAIHIISTSDQKFISPEVSSALKEKNNYEIDDIDILILKHLSLGTPQDDIIQILKDSGIKPKSKSAMEKRLSKLKDFFKANNTVHLVSITKDMGII
- a CDS encoding DUF4236 domain-containing protein; translation: MGFRFQKRIRLGGGLGLNISKSGISPSLRTKMGTFSKNGYSVKTGISGVRYQNSGCIVLFAFTGIVTFLIFTLKHL
- a CDS encoding ABC transporter permease, translated to MKSLTQLFSIKKADDSSVKTFEDNEEDREQIRITYYQSGFAASVKATGKPIVLKACLQNLYMSFEDQCRKQKLEQDRLKQPYREEQEKNRTELKKSEAAIGIFEKKEQDINDEIDQIKSDIIEVKRNPDKYGIEDGKGLKAQFYIGLFLLLPITLYLLVFYISASYSAFFKEFANDSLTAAIFDANALTNSFKASWLEGVLVITIPFVFMGLGYVIHMVQKEKGIKNIFRMIGLFITTFLFDALLAYQIEKKIYEFNKTTDSSPYNLNIALGEAEFWMIIFAGFVVYIIWGLVFDFVMKEFENIDKIRAFIRGKKEKQIDLDKLKVDIIAKINDFKQQVVTLNGKNSELQSKIDGFVFPVKEYLHYHHQYKEGWFQAINTEIALPHKEKVELLEGCENLSEEHLGKLNLVDPDFQHLVYSKN
- a CDS encoding murein L,D-transpeptidase — its product is MKNFTLTIFLVSCFIVSSFGFSKNNLLSENKKTTFFIPNISFANYAAPAIDNATLLAFFKKYSQLKDYQNDVSTLYKDRSYKAIWYSGSQINEFGHLMYHKLNSTYEEGVQIRIPYKDKIDEVFDEDSTEKVSESDTELLLSSMYILYAKHVYQGMDAAAQNKLEWYLPKKKISYETLLDSISGNPNLLDQNNHVLFSQYYKLQEVLKKYREIEKNGTWNKISMDIPFQDLRPDATSQTIADIRQRLAIVGDLAKDSKSNFYDQELMDGIMKYKARYVLKPNYIITKDFIDQMNEPVSDRIKTIMLNMERCRWIPPTLENQSEYVMVNIPSFRLYYVRDGNYDIVSNVFIGTPLTQTVIFSGQIDRIVFSPYWYVPGSIIKNELKLKMAEEKNYLADHNMEWNGGKVRQKPGPNNALGLVKFMFPNPNDIYMHDTPSKSLFGFEKRIFSHGCINVEKAKELAIAMLREYPDWPVDKINSAMSGVKETPCMLKKKVPIYIGYFTAWVSKEGEIGFFPDVYERDVQLNRLLFPQDTEFKTANN
- a CDS encoding excalibur calcium-binding domain-containing protein, with the translated sequence MGYRKGYYKKDGTYVQGHFANTRSRSYTKKNSGCILIFLLSVLIGSVISCSESSETSDVTSNTPSSNCPTKTCGNFSSQSAAQSTYNSNKTCYKNLDSDGDGIACENLSK